Proteins co-encoded in one Nicotiana sylvestris chromosome 7, ASM39365v2, whole genome shotgun sequence genomic window:
- the LOC104247173 gene encoding uncharacterized protein yields the protein MEKEETETTTQHIPPKPPDITTIYTTSTTITPKTTNGTSAGLQTTFKEKLLAPEFMIHINMPEDEQTMEEQQLTEDQIPQTSNDLQEGIRTIHLTEEDKNRMYLPWRYSLIIKLLGKRIQHQYLKKKLQKMWKPSDNFPLIDLGSDYFIVKFNKEENMVSALQNGPRFINGFFLSLKKWEPNFVASHATQERSAIWIRLPQLPTEFYDAIILKKIGNTIGNLLKIDACTSAALRGRYARLCIEMKLEEPVQSCILIGNYKQEIIYEGEHILCKACGRLEHTIHHCPHTKLTPASPDL from the coding sequence ATGGAAAAAGAAGAAACTGAAACAACAACCCAACACATACCACCAAAGCCACCAGATATTACTACCATATATACCACATCTACCACTATCACACCCAAAACTACTAATGGCACAAGTGCAGGCCTCCAAACAACCTTCAAGGAAAAACTACTGGCACCAGAATTCATGATACATATTAACATGCCAGAAGATGAACAAACAATGGAAGAGCAACAATTAACAGAGGACCAAATACCACAAACATCAAACGACTTGCAGGAAGGTATAAGAACAATCCATCTAACAGAAGAAGATAAAAATAGAATGTATCTACCATGGAGATACTCTCTGATCATTAAGCTACTAGGCAAACGAATACAACATCAATACCTAAAGaagaaattgcagaaaatgtgGAAACCATCGGATAACTTCCCACTAATAGATCTGGGATCCGACTATTTCATAGTCAAGTTCAACAAAGAAGAAAATATGGTCAGTGCACTCCAAAATGGACCCCGGTTCATCAATGGTTTCTTCCTATCCCTCAAAAAATGGGAACCAAATTTTGTAGCAAGCCATGCTACCCAAGAGAGGTCGGCAATTTGGATACGTCTTCCTCAGTTGCCCACCGAGTTCTATGATGCAATTATACTTAAGAAAATAGGCAACACCATAGGAAACCTACTGAAGATTGATGCCTGTACAAGTGCAGCACTAAGAGGAAGATACGCACGACTATGCATTGAAATGAAACTTGAAGAGCCAGTCCAATCTTGTATACTCATAGGCAATTACAAACAAGAAATCATATATGAAGGAGAGCACATCCTCTGCAAAGCCTGTGGAAGACTAGAACATACTATCCACCACTGCCCTCACACCAAACTTACACCAGCATCTCCAGACCTATAA
- the LOC104214632 gene encoding probable galacturonosyltransferase 15 isoform X1, translating into MMKLYISATGIKKLTISSSAAVTSGGGGLGLLVGMKGKGSSPGIRRISYRTLLLPAILVLGLLLSLLFFRITFIMLESAAFCSSSIGCLGWRIFGGSDSAVLREELMLALLEATSDGEDGKGGIESSTSLPSSFNDLVKDMTSSGQDIKAFAFKTKAMIVKMEQLVESARQRESIFWHLASHGVPKGIHCLSLKLAEEYAENAAARSRLPPPQYVSRLTDPSFHHVVLLTDNVLVASVVVSSTIKSSSIPERLVFHIVTDKKTYTAMHAWFAVSSVNSAVLEVRGLHQYDWSHEVNIGIKEMIEIHRLICRHKFDRMKRETLANEYENDKDLQYLRPSCASLLNHLRIYIPELFPDLNKIIFLDDDTVVQHDLSSLWELDLNGKVVGAAFDSGCGDGCCPGRKYKDYFNFTSPVISSKLDYDRCGWLYGMNVFDLQAWRKTNITATYHHWLKLSLNSGFELWNPGALPPSLIAFEGHVHRIDPSWHIAGLGYRSIMNVTESILENVAVVHFSGPAKPWLEIGSPEIRSLWSRHVNFSNEYVRKCGIVG; encoded by the exons ATGATGAAGTTGTACATATCGGCGACAGGAATTAAAAAACTGACAATATCGAGTTCCGCCGCCGTCACGAGCGGCGGAGGTGGTTTAGGATTGCTGGTTGGCATGAAAGGGAAGGGATCATCGCCGGGGATTCGCCGGATATCTTACCGGACGTTATTATTGCCGGCTATTTTGGTTCTCGGTTTACTTTTATCGTTACTCTTTTTCAGAATTACCTTTATCATGCTCGAATCAGCCGCTTTTTGCTCTTCCTCTATCG GTTGTTTGGGATGGAGGATTTTCGGCGGGAGTGACTCGGCTGTG CTCAGAGAAGAGTTGATGCTGGCATTGCTGGAGGCAACAAGTGATGGTGAGGATGGAAAAGGAGGGATAGAGAGTTCAACTTCATTACCATCCTCATTCAATGATCTTGTGAAGGACATGACCTCTAGTGGACAAGACATCAAAGCTTTCGCTTTCAAAACTAAAGCTATG ATAGTGAAGATGGAGCAATTGGTAGAATCAGCTAGACAACGTGAGTCTATTTTCTGGCATTTAGCTTCTCACGGTGTACCAAAGGGCATACATTGCCTATCTCTCAAGTTAGCTGAAGAATATGCTGAAAATGCTGCTGCACGTTCTCGCTTGCCTCCCCCTCAATATGTTTCACGCCTCACTGACCCTTCCTTCCATCACGTAGTTCTTTTAACAGACAATGTACTTGTTGCGTCTGTTGTAGTTTCCTCAACCATCAAAAGCTCAAGTATCCCAGAAAGATTGGTATTTCATATAGTTACTGATAAGAAGACATACACCGCGATGCATGCATGGTTTGCCGTGAGCTCAGTTAATTCAGCTGTCCTGGAAGTAAGAGGATTGCATCAGTATGATTGGTCTCATGAGGTGAATATCGGGATTAAGGAGATGATAGAGATCCATCGATTAATCTGTAGACACAAATTTGACCGCATGAAGAGGGAAACTTTGGCAAACGAGTATGAAAATGATAAGGATTTGCAGTATCTACGGCCTAGCTGTGCATCCCTTTTGAATCATCTGCGCATCTATATCCCCGAG CTCTTTCCAGACCTGAACAAGATTATATTTTTGGACGATGATACTGTAGTACAGCATGATTTATCATCTCTATGGGAACTGGATCTCAACGGGAAAGTTGTTGGTGCAGCTTTTGACTCGGGCTGTGGAGATGGCTGTTGCCCCGGAAGAAAGTACAAGGATTACTTCAACTTTACGAGCCCTGTTATATCATCTAAGCTGGATTATGATCGTTGTGGATGGCTTTATGGAATGAATGTCTTTGATCTTCAAGCTTGGAGAAAGACTAACATCACTGCGACTTACCATCACTGGCTTAAACTT AGTCTCAACTCTGGTTTTGAACTGTGGAATCCTGGAGCACTTCCACCTTCCCTGATTGCTTTTGAGGGTCATGTGCATAGGATTGATCCTTCGTGGCACATTGCTGGTTTAGGTTATCGATCTATTATGAATGTTACAGAGTCTATACTGGAAAACGTAGCTGTTGTACATTTCAGTGGACCAGCCAAGCCATGGCTTGAGATTGGAAGCCCTGAGATACGAAGCTTATGGAGTCGCCATGTAAATTTCTCAAACGAATACGTTAGGAAATGTGGAATCGTGGGGTGA
- the LOC104214632 gene encoding probable galacturonosyltransferase 15 isoform X2 yields MLALLEATSDGEDGKGGIESSTSLPSSFNDLVKDMTSSGQDIKAFAFKTKAMIVKMEQLVESARQRESIFWHLASHGVPKGIHCLSLKLAEEYAENAAARSRLPPPQYVSRLTDPSFHHVVLLTDNVLVASVVVSSTIKSSSIPERLVFHIVTDKKTYTAMHAWFAVSSVNSAVLEVRGLHQYDWSHEVNIGIKEMIEIHRLICRHKFDRMKRETLANEYENDKDLQYLRPSCASLLNHLRIYIPELFPDLNKIIFLDDDTVVQHDLSSLWELDLNGKVVGAAFDSGCGDGCCPGRKYKDYFNFTSPVISSKLDYDRCGWLYGMNVFDLQAWRKTNITATYHHWLKLSLNSGFELWNPGALPPSLIAFEGHVHRIDPSWHIAGLGYRSIMNVTESILENVAVVHFSGPAKPWLEIGSPEIRSLWSRHVNFSNEYVRKCGIVG; encoded by the exons ATGCTGGCATTGCTGGAGGCAACAAGTGATGGTGAGGATGGAAAAGGAGGGATAGAGAGTTCAACTTCATTACCATCCTCATTCAATGATCTTGTGAAGGACATGACCTCTAGTGGACAAGACATCAAAGCTTTCGCTTTCAAAACTAAAGCTATG ATAGTGAAGATGGAGCAATTGGTAGAATCAGCTAGACAACGTGAGTCTATTTTCTGGCATTTAGCTTCTCACGGTGTACCAAAGGGCATACATTGCCTATCTCTCAAGTTAGCTGAAGAATATGCTGAAAATGCTGCTGCACGTTCTCGCTTGCCTCCCCCTCAATATGTTTCACGCCTCACTGACCCTTCCTTCCATCACGTAGTTCTTTTAACAGACAATGTACTTGTTGCGTCTGTTGTAGTTTCCTCAACCATCAAAAGCTCAAGTATCCCAGAAAGATTGGTATTTCATATAGTTACTGATAAGAAGACATACACCGCGATGCATGCATGGTTTGCCGTGAGCTCAGTTAATTCAGCTGTCCTGGAAGTAAGAGGATTGCATCAGTATGATTGGTCTCATGAGGTGAATATCGGGATTAAGGAGATGATAGAGATCCATCGATTAATCTGTAGACACAAATTTGACCGCATGAAGAGGGAAACTTTGGCAAACGAGTATGAAAATGATAAGGATTTGCAGTATCTACGGCCTAGCTGTGCATCCCTTTTGAATCATCTGCGCATCTATATCCCCGAG CTCTTTCCAGACCTGAACAAGATTATATTTTTGGACGATGATACTGTAGTACAGCATGATTTATCATCTCTATGGGAACTGGATCTCAACGGGAAAGTTGTTGGTGCAGCTTTTGACTCGGGCTGTGGAGATGGCTGTTGCCCCGGAAGAAAGTACAAGGATTACTTCAACTTTACGAGCCCTGTTATATCATCTAAGCTGGATTATGATCGTTGTGGATGGCTTTATGGAATGAATGTCTTTGATCTTCAAGCTTGGAGAAAGACTAACATCACTGCGACTTACCATCACTGGCTTAAACTT AGTCTCAACTCTGGTTTTGAACTGTGGAATCCTGGAGCACTTCCACCTTCCCTGATTGCTTTTGAGGGTCATGTGCATAGGATTGATCCTTCGTGGCACATTGCTGGTTTAGGTTATCGATCTATTATGAATGTTACAGAGTCTATACTGGAAAACGTAGCTGTTGTACATTTCAGTGGACCAGCCAAGCCATGGCTTGAGATTGGAAGCCCTGAGATACGAAGCTTATGGAGTCGCCATGTAAATTTCTCAAACGAATACGTTAGGAAATGTGGAATCGTGGGGTGA